The Pectobacterium parmentieri genome segment TACCGTTTGGGCAAACAGAGCGCGGTGAATCGGTTTATGTCGTCTGAGTGGCGTCATTAGCCGAGAATGAGGTTACCCGCAGGCATTCAGACTTTACCGTTTGGAGAAATGAATGAAACCGTTTTTAATCGCGCCGTCTATTTTGTCGGCTGATTTTGCCCGTCTTGGTGAAGATACCGCTAACGTATTAGCTGCCGGGGCTGATGTGGTGCATTTTGATGTCATGGATAACCACTACGTGCCAAATTTGACGATTGGCCCGCTGGTACTGAAATCCCTGCGCGATTACGGCATTACCGCGCCGATTGATGTTCACCTGATGGTGAAACCGGTTGATCGTATCATCCCCGATTTCGCCAACGCGGGAGCCAGTTTCATTACCTTTCATCCCGAAGCTACCGATCATCTCGATCGTTCACTCCAACTCATCAAAGATCACGGCTGCAAGGCCGGGCTGGTGTTTAACCCTGCGACCCCGCTAAGTTACCTCGATTACGTCATGGATAAGCTGGATATCATTCTTCTGATGTCGGTTAACCCTGGATTTGGCGGTCAGTCCTTTATTCCCAGCACGTTGGATAAGCTTCGTCAGGTTCGTCGCTTGATCGACGATAGCGGTTACGACATTCGACTGGAAGTCGATGGCGGGGTAAAAGTGGATAATATCGGCGCGATTGCGGAAGCTGGCGCGGATATGTTTGTGGCGGGATCGGCTATTTTTGGTCATCCAGATTACCGTACCGTTATCGATCAAATGCGTAATGAAATTTCAAGGACGAAACATGACTGAATTAACCGCAGTTCGCGGGTTGGCTTTTGATTTGGACGGTACGCTAATTCATAGCGCGCCGGGTCTGGC includes the following:
- the rpe gene encoding ribulose-phosphate 3-epimerase — translated: MKPFLIAPSILSADFARLGEDTANVLAAGADVVHFDVMDNHYVPNLTIGPLVLKSLRDYGITAPIDVHLMVKPVDRIIPDFANAGASFITFHPEATDHLDRSLQLIKDHGCKAGLVFNPATPLSYLDYVMDKLDIILLMSVNPGFGGQSFIPSTLDKLRQVRRLIDDSGYDIRLEVDGGVKVDNIGAIAEAGADMFVAGSAIFGHPDYRTVIDQMRNEISRTKHD